The following are encoded together in the Daucus carota subsp. sativus chromosome 5, DH1 v3.0, whole genome shotgun sequence genome:
- the LOC108223142 gene encoding protein ETHYLENE INSENSITIVE 3: MIMFDEIGFCGDLDFFSAPPTIEGEVTAPQTEFEAAVEDDYTDEEMDVDELERRMWRDKMRLKRLKELNKGKEYVDVAKQRQSQEQARRKKMSRAQDGILKYMLKMMEVCKAQGFVYGIIPEKGKPVSGASDNLREWWKDKVRFDRNGPAAIAKFQVDNSIPGKNDGCNSIGPTPHTLQELQDTTLGSLLSALMQHCDPPQRRFPLEKGVSPPWWPSGNEEWWPQLGLQKDQGPPPYKKPHDLKKAWKVGVLTAVIKHMSPDIAKIRKLVRQSKCLQDKMTAKESATWIAIINQEESIARELYPDCCPPLASSGMSGSFMINDSSEYDVEGVQEEPDFEIQECKPNNLNLLNIDRTKDRLPVQQLSHPIKDEAFSGFDFTRKRKPANEMNNMIDHKIYTCEFLRCPHRELCHGFSDRLSRDNHQLNCPYRSGSLDFGVSNFHMNGVKPVFNHSFVKTNPESTVANSVPPAFDLTGLGVPEDGQKMISDLMSFYDNNIQGNRNTNVGNIPITKDQFLHQPNIHCQNDNFLHNQRIVMEDNLFGETNIPNNHSSFIQDHQFDQSKVLTGPSSVQSADSFHLMYGSSFNGSSNGYMGNPAGVSRDALPKQDVPIWY; this comes from the coding sequence ATGATAATGTTTGATGAAATTGGGTTTTGCGGAGATCTTGATTTCTTTTCTGCTCCTCCTACAATTGAAGGAGAGGTGACGGCTCCACAGACTGAGTTTGAGGCTGCAGTCGAGGATGATTATACTGACGAGGAGATGGATGTCGACGAGCTTGAGAGGAGAATGTGGAGGGACAAAATGCGATTGAAAAGATTAAAAGAATTGAATAAGGGGAAAGAATATGTTGATGTTGCCAAGCAAAGACAGTCTCAGGAGCAAGCAAGGAGGAAAAAGATGTCGAGAGCACAGGATGGAATTCTAAAGTACATGTTGAAGATGATGGAAGTTTGTAAAGCACAAGGTTTTGTGTATGGAATCATTCCAGAGAAAGGAAAACCAGTTAGTGGTGCATCAGATAATCTCCGTGAGTGGTGGAAGGACAAGGTTAGGTTTGATCGTAACGGACCTGCAGCTATAGCAAAATTTCAAGTGGATAATTCGATCCCGGGAAAGAATGACGGCTGTAATTCAATTGGTCCAACACCACATACTTTGCAAGAGCTTCAGGACACAACTCTTGGTTCACTACTATCGGCTCTCATGCAGCATTGTGACCCTCCACAGAGACGGTTTCCACTAGAGAAAGGTGTCTCACCACCCTGGTGGCCCTCAGGTAATGAGGAATGGTGGCCTCAATTGGGTTTGCAAAAGGATCAAGGGCCTCCACCCTATAAGAAGCCGCATGATCTTAAGAAGGCGTGGAAAGTGGGTGTTCTCACAGCAGTCATCAAACACATGTCCCCTGACATTGCTAAGATTCGCAAGCTTGTCAGACAGTCAAAATGCTTGCAGGACAAGATGACTGCAAAGGAGAGTGCTACTTGGATTGCCATAATTAACCAAGAGGAAAGCATAGCTCGTGAACTTTATCCTGATTGTTGTCCCCCTTTGGCCTCATCAGGCATGAGTGGATCTTTCATGATCAATGATAGTAGTGAGTACGATGTTGAAGGGGTTCAAGAAGAACCAGACTTCGAAATACAAGAGTGTAAGCCCAACAATCTGAATCTGTTGAATATAGATAGAACAAAAGACAGGCTTCCAGTTCAGCAATTAAGCCACCCCATCAAGGATGAAGCCTTTAGCGGATTTGATTTCACCAGGAAAAGGAAGCCTGCCAATGAAATGAACAATATGATCGATCACAAGATATACACTTGTGAGTTCCTCAGGTGCCCTCATCGTGAATTATGTCATGGCTTTTCTGACAGGTTGTCTAGAGACAATCATCAATTGAATTGTCCGTATAGAAGTGGTTCTTTGGATTTTGGAGTTTCTAACTTCCATATGAATGGAGTGAAACCGGTGTTCAATCACTCATTTGTCAAGACAAATCCAGAGTCTACAGTTGCCAATTCAGTCCCTCCTGCCTTTGACCTAACAGGACTAGGAGTTCCAGAGGACGGGCAAAAGATGATCAGCGATCTCATGTCTTTTTATGACAACAATATTCAAGGAAATAGAAATACAAATGTTGGTAATATCCCTATTACCAAAGACCAGTTTCTTCATCAACCAAACATTCATTGTCAAAATGACAACTTCCTCCATAATCAAAGGATTGTGATGGAAGATAATCTGTTCGGAGAGACAAACATTCCCAATAATCATTCATCATTCATCCAAGATCATCAGTTCGACCAGAGCAAGGTTTTGACTGGTCCCTCAAGTGTTCAATCCGCGGACAGTTTCCACCTAATGTATGGATCATCATTCAACGGATCATCAAACGGTTACATGGGGAATCCAGCTGGAGTTTCAAGAGACGCATTACCAAAACAAGATGTCCCGATTTGGTACTAG
- the LOC108223093 gene encoding CBL-interacting serine/threonine-protein kinase 3: MNKPKIKRLVGKYEVGRTIGEGTFAKVKFARNTENGDPVALKILDKEKVLKHKMAEQIKREVATMKLIKHPHVVRLFEVMGSRTKIFIVLEFVTGGELFDKIVNNGRMQEDEARKYFQQLINTVDYCHSRGVFHRDLKPENLLLDASGNLKISDFGLSALSQQVRDDGLLHTTCGTPNYVAPEVLNDRGYDGSTADLWSCGVILFVLLAGYLPFDDSNLVNLYKKISAAEFTCPPWLSFGAMKLITRILDPNPTTRITIPEVLENEWFKKDYKPPVFDEKLETNLDDVEAVFKDSEEFHVTEKTEERPAAMNAFELISMSKGLNLGNLFDVEQGFKRETMFTSRSPANEIISKIEEAAKPLGFDVHKKNYKMRLENIKAGRKGNLNVATEVFQVAPSLHMVEVRKAKGDTLEFHKFYKSLSTSLDDVVWKTEEDMHLK; the protein is encoded by the exons ATGAATAAGCCAAAAATTAAGCGTTTAGTCGGTAAGTATGAGGTCGGAAGGACTATTGGGGAGGGTACGTTTGCAAAAGTGAAGTTTGCTAGGAATACAGAGAATGGGGATCCGGTGGCTCTCAAAATTCTAGACAAGGAAAAGGTTCTGAAACACAAAATGGCTGAACAG ATAAAGAGGGAAGTTGCAACAATGAAGCTGATAAAGCATCCGCACGTTGTTCGTCTATTTGAG GTAATGGGTAGCAGGACCAAGATATTTATTGTTCTCGAGTTTGTCACTGGAGGCGAGCTGTTTGACAAAATT GTAAACAATGGACGAATGCAAGAAGATGAAGCTCGGAAATATTTTCAGCAGCTCATTAATACTGTAGATTATTGTCATAGCAGGGGTGTCTTCCACAGAGATTTGAAA CCTGAGAATTTGCTACTGGATGCTTCTGGAAACCtcaaaatttcagattttggatTGAGCGCATTATCTCAGCAAGTCAGG GATGATGGCTTGCTTCATACTACCTGTGGAACTCCAAATTATGTTGCTCCTGAG GTCTTGAACGATCGAGGATATGATGGGTCAACCGCAGACTTGTGGTCATGTGGAGTGATACTCTTTGTTTTACTTGCAGGGTACTTGCCTTTTGATGATTCTAATCTTGTGAATCTGTATAAAAAA ATTTCTGCTGCAGAGTTCACTTGTCCTCCCTGGCTCTCCTTTGGTGCAATGAAATTGATCACTAGAATCCTGGATCCCAATCCTACCACT CGAATAACAATACCTGAAGTTCTGGAGAATGAATGGTTTAAGAAAGACTATAAACCACCCGTGTTTGACGAAAAATTAGAAACTAATTTGGATGATGTCGAAGCTGTTTTTAAGGATTCTGAG GAGTTCCATGTGACTGAGAAAACAGAAGAAAGGCCAGCAGCCATGAATGCATTTGAGTTAATATCCATGTCAAAGGGGCTCAATCTTGGAAATCTTTTCGATGTAGAGCAG GGATTCAAGAGGGAGACGATGTTTACTTCCAGAAGCCCAGCCAACGAGATAATCAGTAAGATTGAAGAAGCTGCAAAACCTCTTGGTTTTGATGTTCACAAGAAAAACTATAAG ATGAGGCTTGAAAATATAAAAGCTGGGAGAAAAGGAAACCTCAATGTTGCCACCGAG GTGTTTCAAGTGGCACCTTCTCTTCATATGGTCGAGGTGCGAAAAGCTAAAGGCGACACTTTGGAATTTCATAAG TTCTACAAGAGCCTGTCAACAAGCCTTGATGATGTAGTATGGAAAACAGAAGAAGACATGCATCTAAAATGA
- the LOC108221760 gene encoding uncharacterized protein LOC108221760 produces MTGEYYVILSLIVWLLNMLSKAPENTLIKISTVLWSIWFARNKQIFESKNMPPAVGILWSKRQIDEWQVANKKSGVLQNSRENSIADNIKWKPPEVDQLKINVDAVLTTGQNSYAVGMVIRNHHSQYKAGKIMRFAGMVSVLEAELKGILEAILWAQEIAGCSVTIESDSLISTNAINHGHDSSLEAEDLVQQCQEVLSNNSRISVRHVKKQANKVAHNLARVPCERNCFIVFTSPPSCLLGTLLSDALEF; encoded by the coding sequence ATGACGGGAGAATATTATGTAATCTTGTCTTTAATAGTCTGGTTACTCAACATGCTGTCTAAGGCGCCTGAAAATACATTGATAAAGATTTCGACTGTGTTGTGGAGTATTTGGTTTGCTAGAAATAAGCAAATATTTGAGAGTAAGAACATGCCTCCAGCAGTTGGAATATTGTGGAGTAAAAGGCAAATTGATGAATGGCAGGTAGCAAACAAAAAATCAGGTGTTCTGCAGAATTCAAGGGAGAACAGTATAGCAGACAACATCAAATGGAAACCCCCAGAAGTTGATCAACTCAAAATTAATGTGGATGCAGTTTTGACAACAGGCCAGAACTCATATGCAGTTGGTATGGTTATTAGAAATCATCACAGCCAGTACAAAGCGGGTAAAATAATGAGGTTTGCAGGCATGGTTTCAGTACTTGAAGCAGAATTGAAAGGTATTCTGGAAGCTATTCTTTGGGCTCAAGAAATTGCAGGTTGCTCTGTAACCATTGAATCTGACTCTCTGATCAGTACTAATGCAATAAACCATGGCCACGATAGCTCTCTGGAAGCTGAAGACTTGGTACAGCAGTGTCAAGAGGTGTTAAGTAACAACTCTAGAATCTCAGTTAGACATGTTAAAAAGCAAGCGAATAAGGTAGCGCATAATCTTGCTAGGGTGCCTTGTGAGCGTAATTGCTTTATTGTTTTCACGTCTCCTCCATCATGTTTGTTGGGGACATTATTGTCGGATGCTTTGGAGTTTTAA
- the LOC108222969 gene encoding UBP1-associated protein 2A yields the protein MAKKRKVRSTPAAQQPIKTEHVEEQPQSSEQLEPQPIEDPQIEQHEEEIEEEQEEEIEEEQVEEDPQENQDDGEADADEDDEDKDVKDKGVINGSDVKTEQEDDVGPDEQEPVEKLIEPFSKEQLAVLVREAVEKHPDFIENVQRLADADPAHRKIFVHGLGWDTNAETLISEFSKYGEVEDCKAVTDKVSGKSKGYGFILFKHRGGAQKALKEPQKKIGNRVTSCQLASAGPVPAPAPAPVAAPVSEYTQRKIFVSNVSADIEPGKLVEFFSKFGEIEDGPLGLDKQTGKPKGFALFVYKSIESAKKALEEPHKTFEGHTLHCQRAIDGPKPGKGGFHQQHQPQQHHHQGGYHHVAKKGRYSTGGGGHLMAPSGPSVGYNPGVAPAGALTPALGQALTALLATQGAGLGNLLGGLGGAVNQGMPGMNNVGYGNQGGYGAQHGMQGGYQNPQMGPGSSRPQQGGGSYMGHGH from the coding sequence ATGGCCAAGAAACGAAAGGTCCGCTCCACCCCCGCTGCTCAACAACCAATCAAAACCGAGCACGTGGAGGAACAGCCACAATCAAGCGAGCAATTGGAGCCCCAGCCAATTGAAGATCCCCAAATCGAACAACACGAAGAAGAGAtcgaagaagaacaagaagaagagatCGAAGAAGAACAAGTGGAGGAAGATCCACAGGAGAATCAAGACGACGGTGAAGCCGACgccgatgaagatgatgaagacaAGGATGTGAAAGACAAGGGTGTGATTAACGGCTCTGATGTGAAAACGGAACAGGAGGATGACGTGGGGCCGGATGAGCAGGAACCGGTGGAGAAGTTAATTGAACCGTTTTCGAAAGAACAGCTGGCGGTGTTAGTTAGAGAAGCGGTTGAGAAGCATCCCGACTTTATCGAGAATGTGCAGAGGCTTGCTGACGCGGATCCAGCTCACCGGAAGATCTTTGTGCACGGATTGGGGTGGGATACGAATGCGGAGACGCTGATTTCGGAGTTTTCGAAGTACGGAGAGGTGGAGGATTGTAAGGCGGTTACGGATAAGGTGTCGGGGAAGTCGAAGGGGTACGGGTTTATTTTGTTTAAGCATAGGGGTGGGGCGCAGAAGGCTTTGAAGGAGCCACAGAAGAAGATTGGGAATAGGGTTACGTCGTGTCAGTTGGCGTCGGCTGGGCCTGTGCCTGCGCCTGCGCCTGCTCCTGTTGCGGCGCCTGTGAGTGAGTACACGCAGAGGAAGATTTTTGTGAGTAATGTGTCTGCGGATATTGAGCCGGGGAAGTTGGTTGAGTTTTTTAGTAAGTTTGGGGAGATTGAGGATGGGCCGTTGGGGTTGGATAAGCAGACAGGGAAGCCTAAGGGGTTTGCGTTGTTTGTGTATAAGAGTATTGAGAGTGCCAAGAAGGCGCTGGAGGAGCCGCATAAGACGTTTGAGGGGCATACATTGCATTGTCAGAGGGCTATTGATGGGCCTAAACCCGGGAAAGGAGGGTTTCATCAGCAGCATCAGCCACAGCAACATCATCACCAGGGTGGTTATCATCATGTGGCTAAGAAGGGGAGGTATTCGACTGGTGGTGGTGGGCATTTGATGGCGCCTTCGGGTCCTAGTGTTGGGTATAATCCGGGTGTGGCGCCTGCTGGAGCGCTCACACCTGCTTTGGGGCAGGCTTTAACTGCTCTGCTTGCTACTCAGGGTGCTGGTTTGGGGAATCTGCTTGGAGGCTTAGGTGGAGCAGTTAACCAGGGTATGCCGGGGATGAATAATGTTGGTTATGGAAATCAAGGTGGGTATGGAGCTCAGCATGGAATGCAAGGAGGGTACCAGAACCCGCAGATGGGTCCGGGCAGCAGTCGACCTCAGCAGGGTGGTGGATCCTATATGGGTCACGGTCAT